The following proteins are encoded in a genomic region of Candidatus Goldiibacteriota bacterium:
- the gap gene encoding type I glyceraldehyde-3-phosphate dehydrogenase — MAVQVGINGFGRIGRNVLKALLLKKNSQLEVVAVNDLTDAKTLAHLFKYDSVQGIFEGDVKADGEDLVINGKKIKVFKEKDPAAIKWNTLGIDLVIESTGFFTDKEKAQVHITSGGAKKVIISAPAKGEDKTIVMGVNENEYDAKAHNVVSNASCTTNCLAPFTKVLQDKIGIVKGLMTTIHSYTNDQKILDAPHKDLRRARAAAVSMIPTSTGAAKAISLVMPELKGKLNGYAMRVPTPNVSVVDVTFEMKRDVTKEEVNAMLKEASEGSMKGILAYTDLPLVSHDFVNDPHSSTVDGDCTYVVGNMVKILSWYDNEWGYSNRVVDLADYMVAKGLK, encoded by the coding sequence ATGGCAGTACAGGTAGGTATCAATGGTTTTGGACGTATCGGTAGAAATGTTCTTAAGGCGCTTTTGCTTAAGAAGAACTCCCAGCTTGAAGTTGTTGCGGTAAATGACTTAACAGACGCGAAGACACTTGCTCACCTTTTCAAGTATGATTCAGTTCAGGGAATTTTTGAAGGGGACGTAAAAGCAGACGGCGAAGACCTTGTAATCAACGGTAAAAAGATCAAAGTATTCAAAGAAAAAGACCCGGCAGCAATCAAATGGAACACACTTGGCATTGACCTGGTTATTGAATCAACCGGTTTCTTCACAGACAAGGAAAAAGCGCAGGTTCATATCACAAGCGGCGGAGCAAAAAAGGTTATTATTTCCGCTCCGGCAAAAGGCGAAGATAAAACAATAGTAATGGGCGTTAACGAAAATGAATATGACGCAAAAGCCCACAATGTTGTATCAAACGCTTCCTGCACGACAAACTGCCTTGCTCCTTTCACCAAAGTACTTCAGGACAAGATCGGAATCGTAAAGGGCTTAATGACAACAATCCACAGCTACACCAATGACCAGAAGATTCTTGACGCGCCCCATAAAGACTTAAGAAGGGCAAGGGCTGCCGCGGTTTCAATGATTCCCACATCCACAGGCGCTGCAAAAGCAATTTCGCTTGTTATGCCGGAACTTAAAGGCAAACTTAACGGATACGCAATGCGCGTTCCCACGCCTAACGTATCAGTTGTAGACGTTACCTTTGAAATGAAAAGGGACGTTACAAAAGAAGAAGTAAACGCGATGTTAAAAGAAGCCTCAGAAGGATCCATGAAGGGAATTCTGGCTTATACAGACCTTCCTTTGGTTTCACACGATTTTGTAAACGACCCGCATTCTTCCACAGTTGACGGAGACTGCACATACGTTGTAGGCAACATGGTTAAAATTCTTTCATGGTATGACAATGAATGGGGTTATTCAAACAGGGTAGTTGACCTTGCTGATTACATGGTTGCAAAAGGCCTTAAGTAA
- a CDS encoding DMT family transporter → MNEQILSIIITFAGSSINSISQAIQKIGLDTRRLKKRKGWAIWLLGSCLMAATPFIFMYATSLGGVSLVGAMSGTGLAALILFSHYVMKEEITANELAGVVMILGASVLIGIFSRGEAIESIIDLFLLYIYMAITVITYIVLTAISFKTGKMKGIVLGGFAGSLAGFITLFQKVTTSNPLNAASLFSNPFFYAWIVIGAVAFIILQFSYTKGRAIRIIPFFAANSIVIPVIGGVVCFKEYLNLFQWLGIFLIITGVYIKNTGKERA, encoded by the coding sequence ATGAACGAACAGATACTTTCAATTATAATAACTTTCGCTGGAAGTTCCATAAACAGTATTTCCCAGGCAATACAGAAAATAGGCCTTGATACCCGGCGTTTAAAAAAACGTAAAGGATGGGCAATCTGGCTTTTGGGGTCGTGCCTTATGGCTGCCACCCCTTTCATTTTTATGTACGCCACTTCCCTGGGCGGGGTTTCGCTTGTGGGGGCCATGTCAGGCACGGGCCTTGCCGCGCTTATTTTATTCTCCCATTACGTCATGAAAGAAGAAATTACCGCAAATGAACTGGCGGGCGTGGTAATGATACTTGGGGCGTCGGTGCTTATAGGTATTTTTTCAAGGGGCGAAGCGATTGAATCTATAATAGACCTGTTTTTATTATATATTTATATGGCAATAACGGTTATAACTTACATTGTCCTGACAGCGATATCGTTTAAGACGGGTAAAATGAAGGGTATTGTTTTGGGCGGGTTTGCCGGGTCTTTGGCAGGCTTTATCACCCTTTTTCAGAAAGTAACAACGTCAAATCCCTTAAATGCCGCTTCCCTTTTTTCCAATCCGTTCTTCTACGCCTGGATTGTAATAGGCGCTGTGGCTTTTATAATTCTTCAGTTTTCATACACCAAAGGCAGGGCTATACGCATAATCCCGTTTTTCGCGGCCAATTCAATAGTAATACCGGTAATCGGCGGAGTGGTGTGTTTTAAAGAATACCTGAATCTTTTCCAGTGGCTTGGTATTTTTCTTATTATCACAGGCGTATACATAAAAAACACCGGCAAAGAACGCGCGTAA
- a CDS encoding PilZ domain-containing protein, which produces MAKGKLYLEKRKQKRVEKNYEINYMLVPTEFTTQIKRAMGLSKDLSAGGIRVEGDIIGKPGDIIKAELIKPDANFTVFAQIKWVKASDRQFGVAFLSLKAHDEEALEEMME; this is translated from the coding sequence ATGGCAAAAGGCAAATTATATCTTGAAAAAAGGAAACAAAAAAGGGTTGAGAAAAATTACGAAATAAATTATATGCTTGTCCCTACCGAATTTACCACACAGATTAAAAGGGCCATGGGCTTAAGCAAAGACTTAAGCGCCGGCGGCATAAGGGTGGAAGGCGACATAATAGGCAAGCCGGGCGATATTATAAAAGCGGAACTTATAAAACCTGACGCTAATTTTACCGTATTCGCGCAGATTAAATGGGTAAAAGCTTCCGACCGGCAGTTTGGCGTCGCGTTTTTGTCTTTAAAAGCGCACGACGAAGAAGCCCTTGAAGAAATGATGGAATAA
- a CDS encoding phosphoglycerate kinase, giving the protein MAKLSLADLTETDLKGKRVFMRVDFNVPLDTDRNITSDNRIKAAIPSIKYIIEKGGKLILASHLGRPKGEKKPEFSLDVCAKKLSELIGKDVKFVNDCIGAQVKTAVDSMKDGDVTLLENLRFYKQEEKNDADFSKQLAENADIYVNDAFGTAHRAHASTEGMTKFVKKSAAGFLMEKELKFLGEMLENPKKPFIAILGGAKVSDKIMVIENLLNKVDGLIIGGGMAYTFLRAKGREIGDSLCEKDKVMTAKEIMKTALDKNVAIYLPIDHIVAKTPQSGEDFMTALKTAEYKEVLRDSIDDGWEGVDIGKNTIDKFRNIISKSKTIFWNGPMGVFEVEQFSKGTLEVGKALAESGAVTVVGGGDSASAIKKLKLSDKMTHVSTGGGASMEFVEGKELPGVAALTNK; this is encoded by the coding sequence ATGGCAAAACTTTCACTGGCTGACCTTACCGAAACGGATCTTAAAGGAAAAAGGGTTTTCATGAGGGTGGACTTTAATGTCCCGCTTGACACGGACAGAAACATAACATCTGACAATAGAATAAAAGCCGCCATACCTTCAATTAAATATATTATAGAAAAAGGCGGAAAACTTATCCTTGCATCGCACCTTGGCAGGCCAAAAGGCGAAAAGAAACCTGAATTTTCGCTTGATGTCTGCGCTAAAAAATTATCCGAACTTATAGGAAAAGACGTAAAGTTTGTTAATGACTGTATCGGCGCGCAGGTAAAAACAGCCGTGGATTCAATGAAAGACGGCGACGTGACACTTCTTGAAAATCTGCGGTTTTACAAACAGGAAGAAAAAAATGACGCTGATTTTTCAAAACAGCTTGCGGAAAACGCGGATATTTACGTTAATGACGCATTCGGAACCGCACACAGGGCGCACGCGTCCACAGAGGGCATGACTAAATTTGTAAAAAAATCAGCAGCAGGATTCTTAATGGAAAAAGAACTTAAATTCCTGGGCGAAATGCTTGAAAATCCTAAAAAACCTTTTATCGCGATCCTTGGCGGCGCCAAAGTAAGCGATAAGATAATGGTGATAGAAAACCTTTTAAATAAAGTGGACGGGCTTATTATAGGCGGCGGAATGGCATATACATTCTTAAGGGCTAAAGGGCGTGAAATCGGCGATTCTTTATGCGAAAAAGATAAAGTGATGACGGCAAAAGAAATTATGAAGACAGCGCTGGATAAAAATGTGGCTATCTATCTTCCCATTGACCACATTGTGGCAAAGACACCACAGTCAGGCGAAGACTTTATGACAGCGCTTAAAACAGCTGAATATAAAGAAGTATTAAGGGATTCCATTGATGACGGCTGGGAAGGCGTTGACATCGGAAAGAATACAATAGATAAATTCAGAAATATAATATCCAAATCCAAAACCATTTTCTGGAACGGGCCAATGGGTGTTTTTGAAGTGGAACAGTTCTCTAAAGGAACGCTTGAAGTCGGCAAGGCGCTTGCGGAATCAGGCGCCGTAACAGTTGTAGGCGGCGGAGATTCAGCATCCGCAATCAAAAAACTTAAGCTTTCAGATAAAATGACACACGTCTCAACCGGCGGCGGAGCTTCAATGGAATTTGTTGAAGGCAAAGAATTACCCGGCGTGGCTGCTTTAACAAACAAATAA
- the secG gene encoding preprotein translocase subunit SecG, giving the protein MLYNILLVVHVINALLLIIIVLLQTGKGADVGFAFGAGAANTMFGAGGSKNFITKATIFVAILFMVTSLTLALFQAKRSGGYSGVLDSVKQAESAVPAQAPVSEAPVVPVENK; this is encoded by the coding sequence ATGCTGTATAACATTCTTCTTGTAGTACACGTAATAAACGCACTTCTGCTGATAATAATAGTCCTTCTTCAGACGGGAAAAGGCGCGGATGTGGGCTTTGCGTTCGGCGCGGGCGCGGCTAATACAATGTTTGGCGCGGGCGGCAGCAAAAACTTTATAACTAAAGCCACAATTTTTGTGGCTATATTATTTATGGTAACATCGCTTACGCTTGCCCTTTTTCAGGCAAAAAGATCCGGCGGTTACAGCGGAGTTCTTGATTCCGTAAAACAGGCGGAATCTGCCGTTCCGGCTCAGGCTCCTGTATCAGAAGCGCCTGTAGTTCCGGTAGAAAATAAATAA
- a CDS encoding peptide-binding protein — translation MKEIILVLLTAVILISGCSKKDTYTLKEKYTDAPAYGDMLIDTSTGEPAILNPVLSSDSASAAINDLVFNGLVKFDKNLNLIGDLADNWEIKNGGLTIIFHLKNNVKWHDGKPFTANDVKFTYDAYMAPDTKTSYRSLFEPVKSVRVIDDYTLEVLYKKPFAPALQYWGTGILPAHLLAGKDINTAAFNRAPVGTGPYTFKNWKTGRSLELVSNKTHFDGAPYITNYMFRVIPDQSVQFMNLQSGSADMMELSSDLYFTKANTVHFNKNFNKFVVPAFLYTYIGYNQENPAFASVKTRQALSYAINTAEIIKNVRRGMARPISGPFIPGSYAYDENVKPYEYNPEKAARLLKEDGWVKGTDGILERNGIPFEFTLATNQGNKEREEIAAIAQQEFSKLGIKVNVRVLAWNIFITDFINKKKFDAVVMGWSLTRDPDCYDIWHSSKTDEGEFNFIGYKNPQVDELLEEGRSTYDTEKRKAIYRKIHALIAKDAPYTFIYSPYTLPVIHKRIHGIKPEPAGIGYNFTEWYVPAELQKYRVTLEK, via the coding sequence GTGAAAGAAATTATCCTTGTTTTATTAACAGCGGTCATTCTTATCTCCGGATGCTCTAAAAAAGATACTTATACCCTTAAAGAAAAATATACAGACGCCCCAGCTTACGGCGATATGCTGATTGATACATCAACAGGGGAGCCCGCCATATTAAATCCCGTACTGTCGTCCGATTCCGCATCCGCGGCCATAAACGACCTGGTTTTTAACGGGCTTGTTAAATTTGATAAAAATCTTAACCTTATAGGGGACCTTGCGGATAACTGGGAAATAAAAAACGGCGGGCTGACTATAATATTTCACTTAAAAAATAACGTCAAATGGCATGACGGGAAACCTTTTACCGCTAATGACGTTAAGTTTACCTATGACGCTTATATGGCGCCTGATACAAAAACATCATATAGAAGCCTTTTTGAACCGGTAAAAAGCGTAAGAGTAATTGATGATTATACGTTGGAAGTACTGTATAAAAAACCATTTGCCCCCGCCTTGCAATACTGGGGCACGGGAATACTTCCGGCGCACCTGCTTGCCGGAAAAGACATAAACACTGCCGCTTTTAACCGCGCGCCGGTCGGTACGGGGCCTTATACTTTTAAGAACTGGAAAACCGGACGTTCTTTGGAACTTGTATCAAATAAAACGCATTTTGACGGCGCGCCCTACATTACCAATTATATGTTCCGGGTAATACCGGATCAGTCAGTGCAGTTTATGAACCTGCAGTCCGGCAGCGCGGATATGATGGAGCTGTCTTCAGATTTGTATTTTACAAAAGCAAATACCGTACACTTTAATAAAAATTTTAATAAATTTGTTGTTCCCGCTTTTCTGTACACTTATATAGGATATAATCAGGAAAACCCCGCCTTTGCTTCGGTTAAAACGCGGCAGGCGTTAAGTTACGCCATAAACACGGCAGAAATAATAAAAAACGTCCGCAGGGGAATGGCAAGGCCTATAAGCGGGCCGTTTATCCCCGGCTCGTACGCTTATGACGAAAATGTAAAACCTTATGAATACAATCCGGAAAAAGCCGCGCGGCTTTTAAAAGAAGACGGATGGGTAAAAGGTACTGACGGCATATTGGAAAGAAACGGCATACCATTTGAATTCACCCTTGCCACCAATCAGGGCAATAAAGAACGGGAAGAAATAGCCGCTATCGCGCAGCAGGAATTTTCAAAACTTGGCATAAAGGTAAATGTGCGTGTCCTGGCATGGAACATATTTATAACCGACTTCATAAATAAAAAGAAATTTGACGCCGTTGTAATGGGGTGGAGCCTTACGCGCGACCCTGACTGCTATGACATCTGGCATTCTTCCAAAACAGATGAGGGAGAATTTAACTTTATCGGATATAAAAACCCGCAGGTGGATGAACTTCTGGAAGAAGGAAGGTCAACATACGATACGGAAAAAAGAAAGGCAATTTACAGAAAAATACACGCCCTTATCGCCAAAGACGCCCCATATACATTCATTTATTCGCCATATACGCTTCCTGTAATACACAAAAGAATACACGGAATAAAACCCGAACCCGCGGGCATAGGGTATAACTTTACAGAATGGTACGTGCCGGCCGAACTTCAGAAATACAGGGTTACGCTTGAAAAATAA
- a CDS encoding triose-phosphate isomerase: protein MRIPIIAGNWKMYKDLEESKTLAESLKNCLKDVNPEETEVAICPTFTNLASVNEIIKGSNIKLGAQNMYPKQEGAFTGEISPLMLRSVGCHYVIIGHSERRQYFGETNSSVNEKVKVAFEYSLVPIMCVGETLEQRENGTTNSIVKAQVVEGLKDIPKEKAKNIVIAYEPVWAIGTGKVATKEQAQEVHAMIRGELKAIYDEATANSIRIQYGGSVKPDNVKELMAQPDIDGALVGGAALKADSFEAIVKFKK, encoded by the coding sequence TTGAGAATACCGATAATTGCAGGAAACTGGAAGATGTACAAGGATCTTGAAGAATCAAAAACACTGGCAGAAAGTTTAAAGAATTGCTTAAAGGACGTAAACCCGGAAGAAACAGAAGTGGCAATTTGCCCCACGTTTACCAACCTTGCATCTGTTAACGAAATAATCAAAGGTTCCAACATCAAACTTGGCGCCCAGAACATGTATCCAAAACAGGAAGGCGCGTTTACCGGCGAAATCTCGCCTTTGATGCTTCGTTCCGTTGGCTGTCATTATGTAATCATCGGCCATTCAGAACGCAGGCAGTATTTTGGCGAAACAAACAGTTCCGTCAACGAAAAAGTTAAAGTGGCTTTTGAATACTCGCTTGTCCCGATTATGTGCGTGGGCGAAACACTGGAACAGCGCGAAAACGGAACAACCAACTCTATCGTAAAAGCACAGGTTGTGGAAGGGCTTAAAGATATTCCAAAAGAAAAAGCAAAAAACATAGTAATAGCATATGAGCCTGTATGGGCTATAGGCACAGGAAAAGTGGCGACAAAAGAACAGGCGCAGGAAGTACATGCCATGATCCGCGGCGAATTAAAAGCCATTTATGACGAAGCTACCGCGAATTCCATCAGGATACAGTACGGCGGAAGCGTAAAACCCGACAACGTAAAAGAACTTATGGCACAGCCCGACATAGACGGCGCACTTGTAGGCGGCGCGGCATTGAAAGCTGATTCTTTTGAAGCCATAGTTAAATTCAAAAAGTAA
- a CDS encoding cation transporter, producing the protein MPDEHSHEEHNHSHGHHHHHAQGEKGLVLSIIINAGITAAEIIGGILSGSLALLSDAFHNLSDVISLIISYIAILIGKKSKSVSKTYGYKRAEILAALINVLALFFVCGYIIFEAIERFQHPQPIKVRLMLAIAAIGLLGNGISVLLLFKDAKDNLNVKSAFLHLMADTISSVAVIITAVVLMFKPWYILDAAISILIAAYIAKESFGILMETLNILMQGAPKNIDDTKIKKRLKEEISLGIIDVHHIHMWEISPGKVVFDAHVAVPKDKLRDADDIIHGINVILAGEFKICHSTIQLESEEFDHCISCDI; encoded by the coding sequence ATGCCTGACGAACACAGCCATGAAGAGCATAATCATTCGCACGGACATCATCACCATCACGCGCAGGGTGAAAAAGGCCTTGTATTAAGCATTATTATCAACGCCGGAATCACAGCGGCGGAGATTATTGGCGGTATTTTATCCGGTTCCCTTGCCCTTTTATCAGATGCCTTTCATAACCTGTCAGATGTCATATCGCTTATCATTTCCTATATAGCCATATTAATAGGAAAAAAGTCAAAGAGCGTAAGCAAAACATATGGCTACAAACGGGCGGAAATTTTAGCCGCGTTAATAAATGTTCTGGCGCTGTTTTTTGTCTGCGGATACATAATATTTGAAGCCATAGAAAGGTTTCAGCACCCGCAGCCCATCAAAGTGCGGCTTATGCTTGCAATTGCGGCTATAGGGCTTTTGGGCAACGGAATTTCGGTGTTATTGCTTTTTAAAGACGCCAAAGATAATTTAAACGTAAAAAGCGCTTTTTTGCATCTTATGGCGGATACAATTTCATCTGTCGCGGTAATAATAACCGCGGTTGTCCTTATGTTCAAGCCCTGGTATATTCTGGACGCGGCTATATCCATACTTATTGCCGCCTATATTGCCAAAGAGAGTTTTGGGATACTTATGGAAACCCTGAATATACTTATGCAGGGCGCGCCTAAAAATATAGATGACACCAAGATAAAGAAACGATTAAAAGAAGAAATATCCCTTGGCATAATTGACGTGCATCACATTCATATGTGGGAAATTTCCCCGGGAAAAGTTGTTTTTGACGCCCACGTGGCAGTGCCTAAAGATAAGTTAAGGGACGCGGACGATATTATTCACGGGATAAATGTAATACTTGCGGGGGAATTTAAGATTTGCCACTCAACCATCCAGCTTGAATCAGAGGAATTTGACCACTGTATTTCCTGCGATATATAA
- a CDS encoding GyrI-like domain-containing protein: MKKVFVVSGIILGIILLAIVGLLIHAGLFFKVQVTEALSGPYVVVYVEQTGDYAKANKAGMDVYQTLVAEFGVNPTKGFGIYLDDPKTVAKEKLRSEIGCILEGDDIKKAPLLTSKFKVKILESKQSLVATHPFTNPLSILLGIGKVYPMFAEKLKGKTEGYTYSMEIYDMPNKMTIYLMR, encoded by the coding sequence ATGAAAAAAGTATTTGTAGTATCGGGAATTATACTTGGAATTATACTGCTGGCTATTGTGGGGCTTTTAATCCACGCGGGGCTGTTCTTTAAGGTTCAGGTGACAGAAGCTTTAAGCGGGCCTTATGTTGTTGTTTATGTTGAACAGACAGGGGATTACGCGAAAGCAAACAAGGCGGGAATGGATGTATATCAGACTCTGGTGGCGGAATTCGGGGTAAACCCCACAAAAGGTTTTGGCATTTATCTTGACGACCCAAAAACAGTTGCCAAAGAAAAATTAAGAAGCGAAATCGGATGTATCCTTGAAGGCGATGATATTAAAAAAGCCCCGCTTTTGACTTCAAAATTTAAGGTAAAAATTCTTGAATCAAAACAGAGCCTTGTTGCCACGCATCCTTTTACAAACCCGCTTTCGATCCTGCTTGGCATCGGTAAAGTTTACCCGATGTTCGCGGAAAAACTTAAAGGCAAAACAGAAGGATACACATACAGCATGGAAATTTATGACATGCCGAACAAAATGACAATTTATTTAATGAGATAA